Proteins encoded within one genomic window of Amycolatopsis nigrescens CSC17Ta-90:
- a CDS encoding glycoside hydrolase family 18 protein yields the protein MSRFRRSAALAAASLILTATVTGTGEAATPASPPPVSGPVIGAYYAGGNSAEYPVARIPADTITHLFYAFSTIEQGKCVVQPGAAADFAALAELKREHPKLRTLISIGGWGAGGFSDAALTTESRRQLASSCIDLFFGQYRGSFDGIDLDWEFPVYGGPSEITDRPADRRNMTLLSQEFRGQLDRLGRQCDARFLLTAALPAGRLQTDGPYDPAKSFDLRALGRVLDFVNLMTYDMGTGFSTVATFNAPLREVAQDPLGQPMRRWNNVLGAVEYYRQHGVPADRLVLGVPFYGRGFQVRQAGQDNGLYQPYERTFDVGGWRNIQALLKDPAWQQHWHPVARSPWLYNAAERRFASFENPESIGIRARTAERNGLLGAFMWELSQDDAEHSLLTAMSAPFRG from the coding sequence ATGTCACGCTTTCGCCGCTCGGCGGCGCTCGCCGCCGCCTCGCTGATCCTGACCGCCACGGTGACGGGAACCGGGGAGGCCGCGACGCCGGCCTCCCCGCCACCGGTGTCCGGGCCGGTGATTGGCGCGTACTACGCCGGCGGGAACAGCGCGGAGTACCCGGTCGCGCGGATCCCGGCCGACACCATCACCCACCTCTTCTACGCGTTCTCCACCATCGAGCAGGGCAAATGCGTGGTCCAGCCCGGCGCGGCGGCGGACTTCGCCGCACTGGCCGAGCTCAAGCGCGAGCACCCGAAACTGCGCACCCTGATCTCCATCGGCGGCTGGGGCGCGGGCGGTTTCTCCGACGCCGCGCTGACCACCGAGTCCCGCCGCCAGCTGGCCAGCTCCTGCATCGACCTGTTCTTCGGCCAGTACCGCGGCAGTTTCGACGGGATCGACCTCGACTGGGAGTTCCCGGTCTACGGCGGTCCGTCCGAGATCACCGACCGGCCGGCGGACCGGCGGAACATGACCCTGCTCTCCCAGGAGTTCCGCGGCCAGCTGGACAGGTTGGGCCGTCAGTGTGACGCCCGGTTCCTGCTGACCGCCGCGCTGCCGGCCGGGCGCCTGCAGACCGACGGGCCGTACGACCCGGCGAAAAGCTTCGACCTGCGCGCGCTGGGCCGCGTGCTCGACTTCGTCAACCTGATGACCTACGACATGGGTACCGGCTTCTCGACCGTGGCCACCTTCAACGCGCCCCTGCGCGAGGTCGCGCAGGACCCGCTCGGCCAGCCGATGCGCCGCTGGAACAACGTGCTCGGCGCCGTCGAGTACTACCGGCAGCACGGCGTGCCGGCCGACCGGCTGGTGCTCGGCGTGCCGTTCTACGGGCGCGGTTTCCAGGTACGGCAGGCGGGCCAGGACAACGGGCTCTACCAGCCCTACGAACGCACCTTCGACGTGGGCGGCTGGCGGAACATCCAGGCCCTGCTGAAGGACCCCGCCTGGCAGCAGCACTGGCATCCGGTCGCCCGGTCGCCGTGGCTGTACAACGCGGCCGAACGCAGGTTCGCCAGCTTCGAGAACCCGGAGTCGATCGGCATCAGGGCCCGAACGGCCGAACGGAACGGGCTGCTGGGCGCGTTCATGTGGGAACTTTCCCAGGACGACGCCGAACACAGCCTGCTCACCGCGATGTCCGCACCATTCCGCGGATAG
- a CDS encoding TetR/AcrR family transcriptional regulator, translated as MTRASGPRRVPKQSRSRHLVDRILVAAGELLAERGYENTNTNLVAERAGVSVGSLYQFFADKEEILVALQDKWTARLGAALDERLRTDTDLDLAETIDHVLDIHAALNREPPGLLGFLLTTPVVTPSEGVTSAIRQRLEEMIEVLAPEVPPGRRAVAAAMIVHISNGLYTVGRTAGATDPDVREEVKQALLAYVTPLLGRNR; from the coding sequence GTGACCAGGGCATCCGGCCCGCGGCGTGTGCCGAAGCAGTCGCGAAGCCGCCACCTCGTGGACCGGATCCTGGTCGCGGCCGGCGAACTGCTCGCCGAGCGCGGCTACGAGAACACCAACACCAACCTGGTCGCCGAACGCGCCGGGGTGTCGGTGGGCTCGCTGTACCAGTTCTTCGCCGACAAGGAGGAGATCCTCGTCGCGCTGCAGGACAAGTGGACGGCCCGGCTCGGCGCCGCGCTCGACGAACGGCTGCGCACCGACACCGACCTAGATCTCGCCGAGACGATCGACCACGTGCTGGACATCCACGCCGCGCTCAATCGGGAGCCGCCCGGCCTGCTCGGTTTCCTGCTGACCACGCCGGTGGTGACGCCCAGCGAAGGGGTCACGTCGGCGATCCGGCAGCGGCTCGAGGAGATGATCGAGGTGCTGGCGCCCGAGGTGCCACCGGGCCGGCGGGCAGTCGCCGCGGCGATGATCGTGCACATCAGCAACGGGCTCTACACCGTCGGCCGCACTGCCGGCGCCACCGACCCGGACGTCCGGGAAGAGGTGAAGCAGGCCCTGCTCGCCTACGTCACGCCCCTGCTCGGCCGGAACCGCTGA
- a CDS encoding flavin-containing monooxygenase, translated as MTSATQVDVLIVGAGLSGVGAAYRLQTQSPGRSYAILESRDTIGGTWDLFRYPGIRSDSDMFTLGYPFRPWKDAKAIADGPSILSYIRETAAEYGIDRKIRFGHRVVRASWSSVDSKWTVEAETGPGGRPVTFTCSFLYLCSGYYSYETGHAVDFPGRDEFRGQIVHPQHWPADLDYRGKRVVVVGSGATAVTLVPKLAEEAEHVTMLQRSPSYIVARPGSDRLADRLRALLPEGLAHRVIRGKNVLLSTLTFQFFRRWPERAARLIRTGAAKQLQGSVAVDPHFMPSYKPWDQRLCLVPEGDLFKALRNGRAGVVTDRIDTFTAAGLRLASGAELAADVVITATGLKMVSFGQIALTVDGRAVDPTESVVYKGMMFSGIPNLAWCVGYTNNSWTLRADLTSQYVCRLLNHMSRQGYTSCVPEVDATEAAKRDRRPILDLSSGYVRRAADVLPKQGDRQPWRMRQNYLLDLAAMRLGRVDGETMRFGRGKAASIDHQELVP; from the coding sequence TTGACCAGCGCAACGCAGGTGGACGTGCTCATCGTCGGGGCCGGCCTGTCCGGGGTCGGCGCGGCGTACCGCCTCCAGACGCAGAGCCCCGGCCGGAGCTACGCCATCCTCGAATCCCGCGACACGATCGGCGGCACCTGGGACCTGTTCCGCTATCCGGGAATCCGGTCCGACTCCGACATGTTCACCCTCGGTTACCCGTTCCGGCCGTGGAAGGACGCCAAGGCCATCGCGGACGGCCCTTCGATCCTCAGCTATATCCGCGAAACGGCCGCCGAGTACGGCATCGACCGGAAGATCCGCTTCGGGCACCGGGTGGTCCGCGCGTCTTGGTCCTCTGTGGACTCAAAGTGGACGGTCGAGGCGGAGACCGGCCCCGGCGGGCGGCCGGTGACGTTCACCTGTTCTTTCCTCTACCTGTGCAGTGGTTACTACAGCTACGAAACCGGGCACGCGGTCGACTTCCCGGGGCGCGACGAGTTCCGCGGGCAGATCGTGCACCCCCAGCACTGGCCGGCGGACCTCGACTACCGCGGCAAGCGGGTGGTGGTGGTCGGCAGCGGCGCCACCGCGGTCACCCTGGTGCCGAAACTGGCCGAAGAGGCCGAGCACGTGACGATGCTGCAGCGTTCGCCCAGCTACATCGTGGCGCGCCCGGGTAGCGACCGGCTCGCCGACCGGTTGCGCGCGCTGCTGCCGGAGGGGCTGGCGCACCGGGTCATCCGGGGCAAGAACGTGCTGCTGTCCACGCTCACCTTCCAGTTCTTCCGGCGGTGGCCGGAGCGGGCGGCGCGGCTCATCCGCACCGGCGCGGCGAAACAGCTGCAGGGCTCGGTCGCGGTGGACCCGCATTTCATGCCGAGCTACAAGCCGTGGGACCAGCGGCTGTGCCTGGTGCCGGAGGGCGATCTGTTCAAGGCCCTGCGCAACGGCCGGGCCGGTGTGGTCACCGACCGGATCGACACCTTCACCGCCGCCGGGCTCCGGCTCGCCTCGGGTGCGGAGCTGGCCGCGGATGTGGTGATCACGGCCACCGGGCTCAAAATGGTGAGCTTCGGCCAGATCGCCCTCACCGTGGACGGCCGGGCCGTCGACCCGACCGAGAGCGTGGTCTACAAGGGCATGATGTTCAGCGGGATCCCGAACCTGGCCTGGTGCGTTGGCTACACCAACAACTCCTGGACGCTGCGGGCGGATCTGACCTCGCAGTATGTTTGCCGCCTGCTCAACCACATGAGCCGGCAGGGCTACACCAGCTGCGTACCTGAGGTGGATGCCACCGAAGCCGCGAAGAGGGACCGCCGCCCCATTCTCGATCTGTCCTCCGGCTACGTCCGCCGCGCGGCCGATGTGCTGCCCAAACAGGGCGACCGGCAGCCGTGGCGGATGCGCCAGAACTACCTGCTCGACCTCGCGGCCATGCGACTCGGCCGGGTCGACGGCGAAACCATGCGCTTCGGCCGCGGTAAGGCCGCGAGTATCGATCACCAAGAACTCGTGCCCTGA
- a CDS encoding IclR family transcriptional regulator, protein MAAPADLPGGVREVKSAARTLELLELLAARQNRPARLRELSEALEMPRSSCHALLRTLAKYGWVRTDASGTRYGIGIRALLAGTTYLDTDRCVRIAKPALDTLGEHLDETFHLGRLAGSDVVYLVTRPSGQYLRPYSRVGRRLPAYSTALGKALLAELDAGELDEHLPAELAPLTPHTLTDRAALERDLEEARERGYAVDRQENSLGLRCFALPLHYSSPATDAISCSVPLARLTPARESDIVAAMREARETIDQAAVAIDPGLSDA, encoded by the coding sequence ATGGCCGCACCGGCTGATCTCCCTGGCGGGGTCCGTGAGGTGAAGTCGGCGGCGAGGACCCTGGAACTGCTGGAGTTGCTGGCGGCCAGGCAGAACCGTCCGGCGAGGCTGCGCGAACTCAGCGAAGCGCTGGAAATGCCCCGAAGCAGCTGTCACGCGTTGCTGCGCACCCTGGCCAAGTACGGCTGGGTGCGCACCGACGCGTCCGGAACCCGTTACGGCATCGGCATTCGCGCGCTGCTCGCGGGCACGACCTACCTGGACACCGATCGCTGCGTCCGCATCGCGAAGCCCGCGCTGGACACGCTCGGTGAACATCTCGACGAGACCTTCCACCTCGGCAGGCTCGCCGGCAGCGACGTGGTCTACCTGGTCACCCGCCCGTCCGGGCAGTATCTCCGGCCGTACAGCCGGGTCGGCCGACGGTTGCCCGCATACTCGACCGCGCTCGGCAAGGCGCTGCTCGCCGAGCTCGACGCCGGCGAGCTGGACGAGCACCTGCCCGCGGAGCTGGCGCCGCTGACACCGCACACGCTCACCGACCGGGCCGCGCTGGAGCGGGATCTCGAAGAAGCCCGCGAACGCGGTTACGCGGTCGATCGCCAGGAGAACAGCCTCGGCCTGCGGTGTTTCGCGCTGCCGCTGCACTATTCGTCGCCAGCCACCGACGCGATCAGCTGCTCGGTCCCGCTCGCGCGCCTCACCCCGGCCCGCGAGTCGGACATCGTCGCCGCGATGCGCGAGGCGCGGGAAACCATCGACCAGGCCGCCGTCGCCATCGATCCCGGCCTGTCCGACGCCTGA
- a CDS encoding glucarate dehydratase family protein, with translation MDDQHRIREVRLTPVAFRDPPLLNTVGVHQPFALRAIVEVVTDSGLTGLGETYGDAGHLSRLRLAAAALTGVDVWQVNEIARRVRSALATDHGTGGHGMSGMVTGSSTADRVLSPFEVACLDIQGKAIGRPVSDLLGGAVRDRVDYSAYLFYKWAGHPGAEPDEWGTALDPAQLVEQAGRMIGEFGFGAIKLKGGVFPPEAEIETILALRKAFPYHPLRIDPNGAWSVPTSVLAGEQLAGVIEYLEDPTTGIEGMAKVAREVPMPLATNMCVVAFDQVKPAVAADAVRVILSDHHFWGGLDRSRSLARICDTFGMGLSMHSNSHLGISLAAMTHLAAATPNLTYACDTHWPWKDPAEDVIVPGVLAFEGGSVAVPAGPGLGVELDRDALARLHERYLSCGIRERDDTGYFRRFEPDFDPAAPRW, from the coding sequence GTGGACGATCAGCACCGCATCCGGGAAGTGCGCCTCACCCCGGTCGCCTTTCGGGATCCGCCGCTGCTCAACACGGTCGGCGTGCACCAGCCCTTCGCACTGCGGGCCATCGTCGAGGTGGTCACCGACTCCGGGCTGACCGGCCTCGGTGAGACCTACGGTGACGCCGGGCATCTGAGCCGGCTCCGGCTCGCGGCGGCCGCACTCACCGGGGTGGACGTGTGGCAGGTGAACGAGATCGCCCGCCGGGTCCGGTCCGCGCTCGCCACCGACCACGGGACCGGCGGGCACGGGATGAGCGGCATGGTCACCGGCAGCAGCACCGCGGACCGGGTGCTCTCCCCGTTCGAGGTCGCCTGTCTCGACATCCAGGGCAAGGCGATCGGCCGCCCGGTCAGCGACCTGCTCGGCGGCGCCGTGCGCGACCGGGTCGACTACAGCGCCTACCTCTTCTACAAGTGGGCCGGCCACCCCGGCGCCGAGCCGGACGAATGGGGCACCGCGCTCGACCCCGCGCAGCTCGTGGAGCAGGCCGGGCGCATGATCGGCGAGTTCGGCTTCGGCGCGATCAAGCTCAAGGGCGGGGTCTTCCCGCCGGAGGCGGAGATCGAGACGATTCTGGCTCTGCGCAAGGCTTTCCCGTACCATCCGCTGCGGATCGACCCGAACGGCGCGTGGAGCGTGCCGACCTCGGTGCTGGCCGGCGAGCAGCTGGCCGGGGTGATCGAGTACCTGGAGGACCCCACCACCGGGATCGAAGGCATGGCGAAGGTCGCGCGCGAAGTGCCGATGCCGCTCGCCACGAACATGTGCGTGGTCGCCTTCGACCAGGTCAAGCCCGCCGTCGCGGCGGACGCGGTGCGGGTGATCCTGTCCGACCACCATTTCTGGGGCGGCCTTGACCGTTCCCGCTCGCTCGCCCGCATCTGCGACACCTTCGGCATGGGACTGTCCATGCATTCCAACTCGCACCTCGGGATCAGCCTGGCCGCGATGACGCACCTGGCCGCGGCCACCCCGAACCTGACCTACGCCTGCGACACCCACTGGCCGTGGAAGGACCCTGCCGAAGACGTCATCGTGCCCGGTGTACTGGCCTTCGAAGGAGGATCGGTGGCGGTGCCGGCCGGGCCGGGACTCGGGGTGGAGCTGGACCGGGACGCGCTCGCCAGGCTGCACGAGCGGTACCTCTCCTGCGGGATCCGCGAACGGGACGACACCGGCTACTTCCGCCGGTTCGAACCGGACTTCGACCCGGCCGCCCCGCGCTGGTGA
- a CDS encoding LysR family transcriptional regulator → MSTQFTLEQLRGFVAVAEERHFGRAASRLRMTQPPLSRQVQKLERALEVDLLVRTSRAVHLTPAGSAFLTEARRMLSLAETASLSARSAAGGSTGSLWIGFTAVSALTVLGGWIQTVTAKLPGVDLTLREMVSGDQIDALLTGRLHVGLARGIPGSDLLSARRVHVESLVLACPREHPLTHLGRPPELADIGGHDVITYTPVDARYLHELIVSTFHEAGVQPRYVQQVAQVNSLLALVDAGLGVGLVPRSAARLRLPNLAFTEIDGLRPNLVETHCVWRTEHNNPALDALLRLTGK, encoded by the coding sequence ATGTCGACCCAGTTCACGCTCGAACAGTTGCGCGGGTTCGTCGCGGTCGCCGAGGAACGGCACTTCGGCCGCGCGGCGAGCAGGCTGCGGATGACCCAGCCCCCGCTGAGCAGGCAGGTGCAGAAACTCGAGCGAGCGCTGGAGGTCGACCTGCTGGTCCGCACGTCGCGCGCGGTGCACCTGACCCCCGCCGGGTCCGCCTTCCTCACCGAGGCGCGCCGGATGCTGAGCCTGGCCGAAACCGCGTCGCTGTCCGCGCGCAGCGCGGCCGGCGGCAGCACCGGCTCGTTGTGGATCGGGTTCACCGCGGTCTCCGCGCTGACCGTGCTCGGCGGCTGGATCCAGACGGTGACCGCGAAGCTGCCCGGAGTGGACCTCACCCTGCGGGAAATGGTGAGCGGTGACCAGATCGACGCGCTGCTGACGGGACGGCTGCACGTCGGCCTCGCCCGCGGAATTCCGGGGTCGGACCTGCTCAGCGCCCGTCGGGTGCACGTGGAGAGCCTGGTGCTGGCCTGCCCGCGGGAGCACCCGCTGACCCATCTCGGGCGCCCGCCGGAGCTGGCCGACATCGGCGGGCACGACGTCATCACCTACACCCCGGTGGACGCCAGGTACCTGCACGAGCTGATCGTCAGCACCTTCCACGAGGCAGGCGTGCAGCCTCGCTACGTGCAGCAGGTGGCGCAGGTGAACAGCCTGCTGGCGCTGGTCGACGCGGGTCTCGGGGTCGGCCTCGTGCCGCGCTCGGCGGCCAGGCTCCGGCTGCCGAACCTGGCGTTCACCGAGATCGACGGGCTGCGGCCGAACCTGGTGGAGACCCACTGCGTCTGGCGGACCGAGCACAACAACCCCGCCCTGGACGCCCTCCTGCGCTTAACCGGCAAATAG
- the kdgD gene encoding 5-dehydro-4-deoxyglucarate dehydratase: protein MTLFAPEELRSALGTGLLSFPVTHARKDLGFDEDAYREHLAWQGTFPASGVFAAGGTGEFFALTPGEVSQVVRAAIAATPAGKPVVAPAGYGTAQAIAMARDAEAAGASGIFLLPPYLTELSQDGLIAHVRAVCEATGLGVVVYHRANAAFGFDAVRRLVEVCDNFVGFKDGIGDVDLMTRIHTRLHGRLLSIGGLPTAETYALPYLEMGVTTYSSAIFNFMPEFALGFYDSVRARDTTAVYRGLDEFVLPYLDIRDRKAGYAVSIVKAGLKAIGRDAGPVRPPLTDLTETELGELRALVEKVAGA from the coding sequence ATGACCTTGTTCGCCCCCGAGGAGCTGAGGTCCGCGCTCGGCACGGGCTTGCTGTCCTTCCCGGTGACCCACGCGCGAAAGGACCTCGGCTTCGACGAGGACGCCTACCGCGAGCACCTGGCCTGGCAGGGCACCTTTCCGGCGTCCGGCGTGTTCGCCGCCGGCGGCACCGGCGAGTTCTTCGCGCTGACCCCGGGCGAGGTGAGCCAGGTCGTGCGCGCGGCCATCGCTGCCACCCCGGCGGGAAAGCCGGTGGTCGCCCCGGCCGGCTACGGCACGGCTCAGGCGATCGCGATGGCCCGTGACGCCGAAGCCGCCGGTGCGAGCGGGATCTTCCTGCTGCCGCCGTACCTGACCGAGTTGTCGCAGGACGGGCTGATCGCGCATGTGCGCGCGGTCTGCGAAGCGACCGGCCTCGGCGTCGTGGTCTACCACCGCGCCAACGCCGCGTTCGGTTTCGACGCGGTGCGTCGGCTCGTCGAGGTCTGCGACAACTTCGTCGGCTTCAAGGACGGGATCGGCGACGTCGACCTGATGACCCGGATCCACACCCGGCTGCACGGGCGGCTGCTGTCGATCGGCGGCCTGCCCACCGCGGAGACCTACGCGTTGCCGTATTTGGAGATGGGAGTGACCACCTACTCGTCGGCGATCTTCAACTTCATGCCGGAGTTCGCGCTCGGCTTCTACGACTCGGTCCGGGCGCGCGACACCACGGCCGTGTACCGCGGGCTCGACGAGTTCGTTTTGCCCTACTTGGACATCCGCGACCGCAAGGCGGGTTACGCGGTGTCGATCGTCAAGGCCGGGCTGAAGGCGATCGGCCGGGACGCCGGCCCGGTGCGGCCGCCGCTGACCGATCTCACCGAGACCGAGCTGGGCGAGCTCCGGGCGCTGGTGGAGAAGGTGGCCGGCGCATGA
- a CDS encoding enolase C-terminal domain-like protein encodes MTGAVPVVTGYRVLPVAGRDSMLLNLSGAHGPFFTRNLVILTDSDGRTGVGEVPGGPAITRTLEQARDLVLGGRLGDHHAVLRAVGDRFAAADAAGRGAQTFDLRVAVHVRTAIEAALLDLLGQFLGLPVAALLGDGRYRDRVRALGYLFFVGDPSRTDLDYRDGARETDNWFRLRDQEALDAPAVVALAEAVQAKYGVTDFKLKGGVLSAEQEIEVIAALAERFPDADLTLDPNGAWPLADAVRHAGRLRDLLAYAEDPCGAEGGYSGREILAEFRRATGMRTATNMVATDWRELGHAVRAGAVDIPLADPHFWTMHGSVRVAQLCEACGLTWGSHSNNHFDISLAMFTQVAAAAPGDITAIDTHWIWQDGQRLTREPIALADGHLAVPDRPGLGVELDPEQVEAAHELYRRNALGARDDAAAMRFLVPGWRFDPKRPALDRDPS; translated from the coding sequence ATGACCGGCGCGGTGCCCGTGGTGACCGGCTACCGCGTGCTGCCGGTCGCCGGCCGGGACTCCATGCTGCTGAACCTCAGCGGCGCGCACGGCCCGTTCTTCACCAGGAATCTGGTGATCCTGACCGACTCCGACGGTCGCACCGGGGTCGGTGAGGTACCCGGCGGGCCCGCCATCACCCGCACCCTCGAGCAGGCCCGCGACCTGGTGCTCGGCGGCCGGCTCGGCGACCACCACGCCGTGCTGCGGGCGGTCGGGGACCGGTTCGCCGCCGCGGACGCGGCCGGTCGCGGGGCGCAGACCTTCGACCTGCGGGTCGCCGTGCACGTGCGCACCGCCATCGAGGCCGCGCTGCTCGACCTGCTCGGCCAGTTCCTCGGCCTGCCGGTGGCCGCGCTGCTCGGCGACGGCCGGTACCGCGACCGGGTGCGCGCGCTGGGCTACCTGTTCTTCGTCGGCGACCCAAGCCGCACCGACCTGGACTACCGCGACGGAGCGCGGGAGACCGACAACTGGTTCCGGCTGCGCGACCAGGAGGCGCTCGACGCGCCGGCTGTGGTCGCGCTCGCCGAGGCCGTCCAGGCGAAGTACGGGGTCACCGACTTCAAGCTCAAGGGCGGGGTGCTGTCCGCTGAGCAGGAGATCGAGGTGATCGCCGCGCTCGCCGAGCGGTTCCCGGACGCCGACCTCACCCTGGACCCCAACGGTGCCTGGCCGCTCGCCGACGCGGTGCGCCACGCCGGGCGGCTGCGCGATCTGCTCGCCTACGCGGAAGATCCGTGCGGCGCCGAGGGCGGCTACTCCGGGCGGGAGATCCTCGCCGAGTTCCGGCGGGCCACCGGGATGCGCACGGCCACCAACATGGTCGCCACCGACTGGCGCGAGCTCGGGCACGCGGTGCGCGCGGGCGCCGTGGACATTCCGCTGGCCGACCCGCACTTCTGGACCATGCACGGCTCGGTGCGGGTGGCGCAGCTCTGCGAAGCGTGCGGGCTTACCTGGGGTTCGCACTCCAACAACCACTTCGACATCTCGCTGGCGATGTTCACCCAGGTCGCGGCCGCCGCACCGGGGGACATCACGGCCATCGACACGCACTGGATCTGGCAGGACGGTCAGCGGCTCACCCGCGAGCCGATCGCACTGGCGGACGGGCATCTCGCCGTGCCGGATCGTCCTGGCCTCGGCGTCGAACTGGATCCCGAACAGGTCGAGGCGGCGCACGAGCTCTACCGGCGCAACGCGCTCGGGGCGCGGGACGACGCGGCGGCGATGCGGTTCCTGGTGCCGGGCTGGCGGTTCGACCCGAAGCGCCCCGCACTCGACCGGGACCCGTCCTGA
- a CDS encoding aldo/keto reductase, with protein MDGELVYGCMGLGGAWSDDPLTAEDVDQAERAVLAALETGISWFDQADIYRRGKSETVLGRVLARHPSLRERMRVQTKCGIRLGEDGLEAAYDLSRASIVERVHGSLDRLGTEFVDVLLLHRPDPLMEPEEVAAACTELRSAGKVGAFGVSNMSAAQLGFLQAHLDEPLVVNQLEMSLRKRDWLEAGVLVNHPDGAAVSFPEGTIEYCRAHDVRLQAWGALAKGVYTGARDPERSAADERTAALIADLAADKGSTPEAILLGWLMRHPAGIEPVIGTADPDRIRACGGAAEQAAKMSRAEWYALYTAARGGPVP; from the coding sequence GTGGACGGTGAACTGGTTTACGGCTGCATGGGCCTCGGCGGCGCCTGGTCCGACGACCCGCTGACCGCGGAAGACGTGGATCAGGCCGAACGGGCCGTGCTGGCCGCGCTGGAGACCGGGATCAGCTGGTTCGACCAGGCCGACATCTACCGCCGGGGCAAGTCCGAAACGGTGCTGGGCCGGGTGCTGGCCCGCCACCCTTCGCTGCGCGAGCGGATGCGCGTCCAGACCAAATGCGGGATCAGGCTCGGCGAGGACGGGCTGGAGGCCGCCTACGACCTGAGCCGGGCCTCGATCGTGGAACGGGTGCATGGCAGCCTCGACCGGCTGGGCACCGAGTTCGTCGACGTGCTGCTGTTGCACCGGCCGGACCCGCTGATGGAGCCGGAAGAGGTGGCCGCGGCGTGCACCGAGCTGCGCTCGGCCGGCAAGGTCGGCGCGTTCGGGGTGTCGAACATGTCGGCCGCGCAGCTGGGGTTCCTGCAGGCGCACCTGGACGAGCCGCTGGTGGTGAACCAGTTGGAGATGAGCCTGCGCAAACGGGACTGGCTGGAGGCCGGGGTGCTGGTCAACCATCCGGACGGGGCCGCGGTCAGCTTCCCGGAGGGCACCATCGAGTACTGCCGCGCGCACGACGTGCGGCTGCAGGCATGGGGCGCGCTGGCCAAGGGCGTCTACACGGGAGCGCGCGACCCGGAGCGGTCCGCGGCCGACGAGCGGACGGCCGCGCTCATCGCTGACCTGGCCGCGGACAAGGGCAGTACCCCGGAGGCGATCCTGCTCGGCTGGCTGATGCGCCATCCCGCCGGGATCGAGCCGGTGATCGGCACCGCCGACCCCGACCGGATCCGTGCCTGCGGCGGCGCGGCCGAGCAGGCCGCGAAGATGAGCCGGGCCGAATGGTATGCGCTCTACACCGCCGCCCGCGGTGGCCCGGTGCCCTGA